DNA from Chloroflexota bacterium:
CAGAGCGCGTCCCGGTGTCGGTTTGTTCACCCAGGTGTTTCGCGAGTCACCACGGCACCGTAGGGACACTTGTCCACGCAAACGAGGCAATACTTGCAGCGCGCCGCGTCCACCAGCGGCGCTTCATCCCGGTCAATCCATAAGATGGCTGCCCCCCGGCACGCACGTTGCGCAGTGCAGCGCGCGCAAAGACGGCAAACATCGGGGTCAATTGTAATAACCATAGGCAACTGCTTGGATGCATCTAGATGAAAATGATCTGAGCACCCTCAGTCTTTTCGAACATCTCCATGGCTCCGATAACACCATCCACCTCTGGGACGAAGTCGTCGTCAGTCAGATTCATCATGTCCACCGACATGCGGCAGGCGTAGATCTCGGCGCCCGAGTCGTGGATCATCTCCAGGAACTCGTCAACCGGAGGCATGTCCACTCCGTCGATCTGCTTGCGCATCATACTGGTGGCCATATTGGTTATGCCAGGCAGGCCAGCCACAAAATTCGGCATTCCCGTACTGGGGTTGCCAATGGGCACGAATTTCAGCTCCTTCTGCTTGTTTTTAGTGACAATGTCCATTCCCCAGAAGGTGAAGAACATCACTACTTCGATGCCTTCCATGCGGGCGGCATTGGCCAACACCAGGCCAGGATAGGCCATATCCAGGGTGCCCTTGGAGCATATGATCCCGACTTTTCGCTCTTCAGTCATCGTAAACCTCCAATATTCATGAGTAAATGTGTTAGATACAGCCCTTGGGCTTACCAAGACCGGCAATTCGGGCTACCTTCTTGGCTGGCCCCTTGGGAAAGAGCTGGTAGAGTTCCTTTGTGTTTACACCAGACTGCTTCGTGATGCGGCGCAGGGTCGGCGACTCGCCGGTCTTGCCATAGTCCTCGCGCACGAAGTTGATCACGTCCCAGTGGCGGTCACTAAGCTCGATGCCCTCATCGGCAGCGATTGATTCGGCAACTTCCGGTGTCCAGGCCGCGGGATCGGTCAAGAATCCATCAGCATCCATTTCGACAGTCAGTTCAGTGACAGGGGTTGTCATTGTCGGAGATTCTCCTTTTGTGATTTGTGAAATTCGATCAGAATGTTGTTTACGGGTTGTCAATTCAGTCCATGGCTGGTACAACCGAGTCTCTTAATCCTCGCCCACGGCCTTCAACATTTCCAGTGTCGTCGCCATACCGCGGCGAACCTGGGGATCACGCAGCTGCTTCAGGATGGACCAGGTCGATGTTTCGATCTTGTCCGGATCCGCTTCCATCTCGCGCATGGTACCCGCCAGGTGCTGTACCGTGTTCATCACCTCTGGCTGGGTCATCTCCTTGACTGTTGTCAGGATGGTTACCACGTTGTCGCCCAGCTGGCGGACATCCTCGGGCCCAAACGCCTCCGCTATGTTGTCCAGGACATATTGAGCCTCGCGGATCAGGCGAAAATAGCCTTTGCGCTCCATCTCGTCCAGTTCTTCCACCAACGAAAGGAACGCTTCATTCGCGATGGGAGAAGCATCCTGCACGAAATCGGACAGACTCTCCAACTGGTCGAGCATATTCTCGATATTGTTGGTATTTCGAGCCAGGCGTTTGACCAGATGAAGCAAATCCTCGATTTGCACATGGGGTTCGATTTCCTGCAGCTGTTCGACAGCCACCATGTACATGTCGTTTGCGATCGGGCTGAGATCCGCCTTGAGTTCATCCCACTCACGCTGCCGTAGCTGTTGCTGGCGTGCGACCTCGCTCAAAAAAGTTACCTGTTCGGTGAGGTTATCGATCTTTTGATTGAGTTCAGCAATTGCCAGGTCTTGTTGCACAGCCGGGTCCTGTTCCAATACCAGGTTTTGTTCCATCGAAGAGTCCCCCATTAATTCCACTTGCCGGCCATCTGCAATTCGGCAGTGATGGGCAGCGGCTTACCCTTGAGCAACAGGTTCCAGTACATCCAGCGGAACATCATCTTGCCCCAATGGTTCATGCGCGACTCCTGCAACAGCGAAAAAGGGCCAATCCCCGGTAGCGGGTACTTGCCGGGAAGCGGCTCCACATCGTAGTTGAAGTCAATCAGGAAACCCTTGCCAAAGCCCGATTCGATGTAACAGTTGGCATGCCCATCGAAAGTATCTCGCAGTTCCAGCCCGTCGATGTAGCGCAGGAAATTCTCGATAAACACATCACCCTGGAAATGAGCCACCGATCCCGCCTTGGAGCTGGGCAAATCGGTGGCATCGCCGAGGACGAAGATATTGTCGAAATCCTTCGCCTTCAAGGTATGCTTTTCGGTGGGAACGTAATTGAGTTCATCACCAAGACCTGACCGTTCGATAACTTGGCTGCCCATGTTGACCGGCACGCTCACCAGCAGGTCATATTCCACCTCGGTCTCATCGTAGGAGCTGATCTTTTTGGCATCCGGATCAACCTCGGCAATATTGAACTCCGGAATGACCTTGATATTCTTCTCCTCAAGAATGTCGCCCAGGAGATCGGCAGCTCGGGGCTTGGTGAAGGCACCGGGCAATGGCGTGGCAAAGACCAGTTCCACTTTGTCACGGATTCCTTGCTCAAAAAAGTACCAGTCGGCCAGGAACATGAACTCCAGTGGCGCTACCGGGCATTTGATGGGCATTTCAGCCACATTTAATACCAGCCGTCCCCCATCCCAGGTACGCAGTTGTTTGGCCAGGGCAACAGCGCCGTCCACGGTATAAAAGTCGTAGATCGATTTACGCCACTCGTGCTCGGAAAGGCCCGGTGTTTCGTCGGGGGCGAGATGGCTGCCCGTTGTGATGATCAAATAGTCATAGGGCAGCGAACGGCCATCGTTTTTGAGCGTTACCCGATTGTTGGCGGGATCGATCACCTCGATCTCCGAGATGATCACCTCGACGCCGCGCGGTAGATAGTCACGCCGTGGCCGCTGCACGTCATTTTGGCCATAGATGCCAAACGGGATAAACAGAAAGCCCGGTTGGTAGTAGTGGACCTCCGATTGATCGACGATGGTGATCTTCCATTCAGTGAGATCCAATTCCTGTGAGAGCTTATTGGCGACAATGGTGCCGGCTGTCCCGGCACCCAGGATAACGATACGTTTCATCAGCGACAAACCTTTCTTTTTTCTGGAAACGGGGCAAGAATTTGCTCCGTTCAGGTCAAACCTGACCTATCCTCGTTTCCTTAAGAGTTGGAGGAACACCTGCGGTTACAACTGAGTGATCTCAGCAATGCTTTGCAGGCGGCCAAACAACTCATTTCGTTCGTTGGCAATATGGGAAAGTATGTCGGCTACCCGTTGAACGAAGGGCAATACCCGGGCCTGCCCGGCCTCGCTCAGGGTATGGACTTCGCCGACGTGCTGCTCAATCAGTGCCGGATCAACCTCAAGATCGGCTGCGATCTGCGCCATCACCATCTCCGGAGGTGGCCAGTCATCCGGAGCAATTCCGCCCACCACAAGCATGGCCCTGACTTCAGAACCGACCAAAATCAATGCTCTGGTGCAAAGCAGACCCAGGTGGCTTGGTCGAAACCTGGGTGCCACCGAGGGATCGCGGGCCCACCGTGCCCATAGGTCCAGACAGCGGTTGCGGGCCGCGGGCGATTCTTCGACGGCGTCGAACAGGCCACAGGAATTGCTCGGCCGCGTGATTTGCTTGCCCTCCAGATCGGTGACAACCATCATCACACCCAACGCGTCGGCAAAACTATCCTGGATCAACTGAACGCATTCAAGCGGGAACAGTTTTTTCAGGCTGCCATTGTAGGGAACGGCCCCTTGAGATGGCGGCATTTCCACGCCAACGCTGCTTCCCTGAAGCCAGGCCTCTACCTGGTCGCGCCGAAAACGCCATTGATTGCCCACCTTCATAGCAGGAAGGCGACCACTGTCAGCCATCCGATAGATGGTTGTACGATCGACCTGCAGAATCGTTTGTAACTCCCGCGTGGTCAACAACTCGGTCATGGGCAATTTCCAGTAAATATTGGCACAAACATGGCCTTACAATACCACATCTCGTTCCCGAAAAATATGATCTAAATCATATTCAGGAAGATTTGATGCAAAAAGTTGTATTTGATGCATTATTTTCCACTGAATACATCAGATATCCACCGCAACCAGTCAACATGTCGCCAGAATCAGAAGGGTGAAACGGGCAACTTGATTTGTTTTTTTGTGTCTCATGGTGTAAACTACTATACGCGTTATAGAATACCCTTCGGAGGTTGTGCTTTTTTATGGCGGCACGTGGACAGGTCGATGGTCGCAGCAAGGTGCTGGACATTACGATAACCAATCTCAAAAAGCGTTTTGGTGAAGGCGCCATCATGAAACTGGGCGAGGCAGCTGACCTGCGGGTCGAAGCCATCCCCACCGGCTCCCTCTCCCTCGACCTGGCTCTTGGCATCGGTGGCGTGCCCAGA
Protein-coding regions in this window:
- a CDS encoding DsrE/DsrF/DrsH-like family protein yields the protein MTEERKVGIICSKGTLDMAYPGLVLANAARMEGIEVVMFFTFWGMDIVTKNKQKELKFVPIGNPSTGMPNFVAGLPGITNMATSMMRKQIDGVDMPPVDEFLEMIHDSGAEIYACRMSVDMMNLTDDDFVPEVDGVIGAMEMFEKTEGAQIIFI
- a CDS encoding TusE/DsrC/DsvC family sulfur relay protein; protein product: MTTPVTELTVEMDADGFLTDPAAWTPEVAESIAADEGIELSDRHWDVINFVREDYGKTGESPTLRRITKQSGVNTKELYQLFPKGPAKKVARIAGLGKPKGCI
- a CDS encoding FAD/NAD(P)-binding oxidoreductase, with the translated sequence MKRIVILGAGTAGTIVANKLSQELDLTEWKITIVDQSEVHYYQPGFLFIPFGIYGQNDVQRPRRDYLPRGVEVIISEIEVIDPANNRVTLKNDGRSLPYDYLIITTGSHLAPDETPGLSEHEWRKSIYDFYTVDGAVALAKQLRTWDGGRLVLNVAEMPIKCPVAPLEFMFLADWYFFEQGIRDKVELVFATPLPGAFTKPRAADLLGDILEEKNIKVIPEFNIAEVDPDAKKISSYDETEVEYDLLVSVPVNMGSQVIERSGLGDELNYVPTEKHTLKAKDFDNIFVLGDATDLPSSKAGSVAHFQGDVFIENFLRYIDGLELRDTFDGHANCYIESGFGKGFLIDFNYDVEPLPGKYPLPGIGPFSLLQESRMNHWGKMMFRWMYWNLLLKGKPLPITAELQMAGKWN
- a CDS encoding PocR ligand-binding domain-containing protein, with product MTELLTTRELQTILQVDRTTIYRMADSGRLPAMKVGNQWRFRRDQVEAWLQGSSVGVEMPPSQGAVPYNGSLKKLFPLECVQLIQDSFADALGVMMVVTDLEGKQITRPSNSCGLFDAVEESPAARNRCLDLWARWARDPSVAPRFRPSHLGLLCTRALILVGSEVRAMLVVGGIAPDDWPPPEMVMAQIAADLEVDPALIEQHVGEVHTLSEAGQARVLPFVQRVADILSHIANERNELFGRLQSIAEITQL
- a CDS encoding DUF1641 domain-containing protein; this encodes MEQNLVLEQDPAVQQDLAIAELNQKIDNLTEQVTFLSEVARQQQLRQREWDELKADLSPIANDMYMVAVEQLQEIEPHVQIEDLLHLVKRLARNTNNIENMLDQLESLSDFVQDASPIANEAFLSLVEELDEMERKGYFRLIREAQYVLDNIAEAFGPEDVRQLGDNVVTILTTVKEMTQPEVMNTVQHLAGTMREMEADPDKIETSTWSILKQLRDPQVRRGMATTLEMLKAVGED